The following are from one region of the Camelus dromedarius isolate mCamDro1 chromosome 16, mCamDro1.pat, whole genome shotgun sequence genome:
- the UBALD2 gene encoding UBA-like domain-containing protein 2 isoform X1 has translation MSVNMDELRHQVMINQFVLAAGCAADQAKQLLQAAHWQFETALSTFFQETNIPNSHHHHQMQMCTPSNTPATPPNFPDALAMFSKLRTSEGLQNSNSPMTAVACSPPANFSPFWASSPPSHQAAWIPPSSPTAHSFHHLHHPQPTWPPGAQQGGTQQKAVAAMDGQR, from the exons ATGTCGGTGAACATGGATGAGCTGCGGCACCAGGTCATGATCAACCAGTTCGTGCTGGCCGCGGGCTGCGCGGCCGACCAGGCGAAGCAGCTGCTGCAGGCGGCCCACTGGCAGTTCGAG ACCGCCCTGAGCACGTTTTTCCAAGAAACCAACATTCCcaacagccaccaccaccaccagatg CAGATGTGCACCCCCAGCAACACACCTGCCACGCCGCCCAACTTCCCTGACGCGCTGGCCATGTTCTCCAAGCTTCGCACCTCCGAGGGTCTGCAGAACAGCAACAGCCCCATGACTGCCGTGGCCTGCTCCCCCCCTGCAAACTTCAGCCCTTTCTGGGCCTCGTCCCCACCTAGCCACCAGGCTGCCTGGATCCCGCCCTCCTCCCCGACGGCCCACAGcttccaccacctccaccacccacAGCCCACGTGGCCCCCGGGAGCACAGCAGGGGGGCACCCAGCAGAAAGCCGTGGCTGCGATGGATGGCCAGAGATGA
- the UBALD2 gene encoding UBA-like domain-containing protein 2 isoform X2 gives MSVNMDELRHQVMINQFVLAAGCAADQAKQLLQAAHWQFETALSTFFQETNIPNSHHHHQMMCTPSNTPATPPNFPDALAMFSKLRTSEGLQNSNSPMTAVACSPPANFSPFWASSPPSHQAAWIPPSSPTAHSFHHLHHPQPTWPPGAQQGGTQQKAVAAMDGQR, from the exons ATGTCGGTGAACATGGATGAGCTGCGGCACCAGGTCATGATCAACCAGTTCGTGCTGGCCGCGGGCTGCGCGGCCGACCAGGCGAAGCAGCTGCTGCAGGCGGCCCACTGGCAGTTCGAG ACCGCCCTGAGCACGTTTTTCCAAGAAACCAACATTCCcaacagccaccaccaccaccagatg ATGTGCACCCCCAGCAACACACCTGCCACGCCGCCCAACTTCCCTGACGCGCTGGCCATGTTCTCCAAGCTTCGCACCTCCGAGGGTCTGCAGAACAGCAACAGCCCCATGACTGCCGTGGCCTGCTCCCCCCCTGCAAACTTCAGCCCTTTCTGGGCCTCGTCCCCACCTAGCCACCAGGCTGCCTGGATCCCGCCCTCCTCCCCGACGGCCCACAGcttccaccacctccaccacccacAGCCCACGTGGCCCCCGGGAGCACAGCAGGGGGGCACCCAGCAGAAAGCCGTGGCTGCGATGGATGGCCAGAGATGA